The region GCTTCGCTTTTTCCATCACCAGATGTCCTGCTGTGACTAAGGTTTCTTTATTTGCAATTCCAATATTGCGCCCCATTTCAATCGCTTTTAATGTCGGAAGTAATCCAACAGACCCCATGACTGCTGTGACAACAAAATCCTCACCACCTAAATCGGTTTGATAAGTTGCCACACTTTCAAGTCCCTGTGCTCCATACCCAAATTCAACGTTTGGATATAACGCCTCTAAAGTCATTGCTGACTCTTCCTCCATGACTGAAACATAAGCAGGTTGAAACTCCTCAATAATCTGCTTCGTTAATTCGATATTACGTCCTGATGAAAAAGCAATCAAACGAAACGCCTCAGGATGCATGCGAATGACATCTAATGTTTGTGTTCCGATAGAACCTGTTGCTCCTAATAAATAAATATTTTTCATCTAAATCACCACATTCATGACATTAATTAAAATATATAAAGCTAATGACGCGTATAAATGGCTATCAAATCGATCTAAAACGCCACCATGTCCTGGGAATAATGTTCCAAAATCCTTGATTCCATACTCACGTTTCATTGAAGAGGCTACTAAATCTCCAAATTGGGCGACAGCTGCTACAACTAAACTCATCATGGCTAAAACGATAACATGATCTGAAACGCCCGTTATCACTCCAAAAATGCTTCCAACTAAAACACCAAGGATCGTTCCACCAACCGATCCTTCCACTGTTTTATTTGGACTAATTAATGGGGCTAATTTACGTTTACCTAATTTTCGTCCTACAAAATAAGCACCAGAATCGGTTACGGCCACTACGATAATCATAAATAAAAATAAATTTAACCCAAGTGAGCGTAAGAAAATCATAGAATGAAAAGTAGATCCGATATAAAAGATTGTTAACAAATAGTATCCGGCATCATTAACTGTAAATTGCTTTCTCGTAACAACTGCAAGTAATAAAATAAACAGAAATAATGCCATGGTTCCCAGTCCAAAAACAAGTGTCCCTGTAAAACTCAATGTTCTAAAATCAAATGAACTAAACACAATCATTAAGATTGCAATCATCGTAAATACTTTAATCTCTACTGGTGTCTTAGAAATTGTTTCTCTCATATCAATCATTTCTTGAGAGGCAACTAGAGCAAGTAATACCCCTAAAATAATAAAAGGTAATCTCCCATAAATCAAAATGGGTAATCCTATTGCAATGATGACAATAGCTGTCAATACGCGTTGCTTCATTTTTTACTCTCCTTTATTTGGTTTCAGTTAATCCACCAAAACGTCGATTACGTTTTTGATAATCGTAAATGGCTTCATACAATTGATTTTCT is a window of Turicibacter sanguinis DNA encoding:
- a CDS encoding phosphatidate cytidylyltransferase, which produces MKQRVLTAIVIIAIGLPILIYGRLPFIILGVLLALVASQEMIDMRETISKTPVEIKVFTMIAILMIVFSSFDFRTLSFTGTLVFGLGTMALFLFILLLAVVTRKQFTVNDAGYYLLTIFYIGSTFHSMIFLRSLGLNLFLFMIIVVAVTDSGAYFVGRKLGKRKLAPLISPNKTVEGSVGGTILGVLVGSIFGVITGVSDHVIVLAMMSLVVAAVAQFGDLVASSMKREYGIKDFGTLFPGHGGVLDRFDSHLYASLALYILINVMNVVI